Proteins co-encoded in one Fusarium fujikuroi IMI 58289 draft genome, chromosome FFUJ_chr06 genomic window:
- a CDS encoding related to peroxisomal membrane protein peroxin 16 yields the protein MDPSLKRDVPASAANSTTLPSATTNKQQKKPSLGRILSLPPKWLSTYEEFITKNAGQVSQIESALRSLTYIIPGRFRDAEIASESIHSGVQLLSLYHDSLLQKAIARLPMASMPSAHARYTRYWTQRSGAYRRIAMFLQMIIYTEMLWEMTAKRRGGEKSRWKVVVILEALKAFCRLLLLRITRSRPLVTPVLPEREPIPEDAAADEEEEIAYRSESELMDDVSVNGSASGSSRDMKPAHEREWTMPRTGMSLPSLPEGGDISSYLLGRVLTADDIKPATKLLNQLQGSGQGAEILQILSPLIYASAMAYNIRRGGDKKNWTPWLIGFAVEYAARQLRDRGLRTTTLEREEWSKRGWAMGWWAMRGAAYENITKGVVGGVTKRMPSFIGGILEDYEYLWENYYFSTSA from the exons ATGGACCCTTCTCTGAAGCGCGACGTGCCTGCTTCGGCTGCGAATTCTACTACATTACCATCTGCTACGACGAATAAACAACAGAAGAAACCTTCGCTCGGTCGCATTCTGTCATTACCACCCAAGTGGCTGTCTACGTACGAGGAGTTCATAACCAAGAATGCCGGTCAGGTGTCGCAAATTGAGAGCGCTCTACGGAGCTTGACGTATATAATTCCAG GCCGCTTCCGCGATGCCGAAATCGCATCAGAGTCAATCCACTCTGGTGTTCAACTTCTATCTCTCTACCATGACTCTCTCCTCCAAAAGGCCATCGCGCGTCTGCCGATGGCGAGCATGCCATCGGCACATGCTCGATATACACGATACTGGACTCAACGGAGTGGTGCATACCGAAGAATAGCTATGTTTTTACAAATGATCATCTACACAGAGATGCTATGGGAGATGACAGCCAAACGACGAGGTGGCGAGAAGTCACGGTGGAAGGTAGTCGTGATCCTGGAAGCACTTAAGGCCTTCTGCCGTCTTCTGCTCCTGCGCATCACACGGTCGCGTCCACTCGTCACGCCCGTGCTGCCTGAACGTGAGCCTATCCCTGAAGATGCGGCcgcagatgaagaggaagagattgcGTACCGAAGTGAAAGTGAACTCATGGACGACGTTTCGGTGAACGGCTCTGCGTCAGGATCTTCGCGGGACATGAAACCCGCGCACGAGCGTGAATGGACCATGCCCCGAACAGGAATGAGCTTACCATCATTACCAGAGGGAGGAGACATCAGCTCGTATCTGCTGGGACGCGTGCTTACAGCTGACGACATCAAGCCCGCGACCAAGCTCCTCAATCAACTCCAGGGAAGTGGCCAGGGTGCTGAGATACTGCAGATCCTGTCACCGCTTATCTACGCTTCAGCCATGGCCTACAACATCAGGAGAGGtggcgacaagaagaactggaCCCCTTGGTTGATCGGCTTTGCAGTCGAGTATGCTGCCCGGCAGTTACGAGACCGAGGGCTACGAACCACAACCCTTGAGCGGGAAGAATGGAGCAAGCGTGGTTGGGCCATGGGTTGGTGGGCGATGAGGGGCGCTGCATACGAGAACATCACCAAGGGAGTCGTCGGAGGTGTAACAAAGAGAATGCCCTCCTTCATTGGTGGTATCCTTGAGGACTACGAGTACCTCTGGGAGAATTACTACTTTAGCACGAGCGCATAA